The following proteins are encoded in a genomic region of Arachis ipaensis cultivar K30076 chromosome B02, Araip1.1, whole genome shotgun sequence:
- the LOC107627041 gene encoding uncharacterized protein LOC107627041 yields the protein MISETVSEVHLLSGDNYKEWKDKILFHLGCADLDYTLGREEPPTPTDASSQAEVALYERWEKSNRLSMMFIKSRISASIRGSIPDCRNVKDYMKAIDEQFESSSKALASTLMAQLSSMRLTDVRGVREHIMRLGDIAAQLKALEVEISDSFLVHLILNSLPIQYGPFKISYNTHKEKWSINELLVMCVQEEGRLIQELGESALLVTNEGSKKQAHKKKGKGIVSHPMKKEGARCFFCKKKGHMKKECPKFKVWLEKKGFHKEKETDRK from the exons ATGATATCTGAAACTGTATCTGAAGTTCATTTGTTAAGTGGTGACAACTATAAAGAATGGAAAGATAAGATTCTCTTTCATTTAGGGTGTGCAGACCTTGACTATACTCTTGGTAGGGAAGAGCCTCCGACACCTACTGATGCTAGTTCTCAAGCCGAGGTAGCATTATACGAACGGTGGGAGAAATCCAACCGTTTAAGTATGATGTTCATTAAGTCTCGTATTTCAGCTAGTATCCGAGGTTCAATTCCTGATTGTAGGAATGTCAAGGATTATATGAAGGCTATTGATGAACAGTTTGAGTCTTCTAGTAAGGCACTCGCAAGCACCCTAATGGCACAATTGTCATCTATGAGGCTTACCGACGTAAGAGGTGTGCGTGAACACATCATGAGGTTGGGAGACATTGCAGCACAACTGAAAGCTTTAGAGGTTGAGATCTCTGACTCATTTCTGGTGCATCTTATTCTAAATTCTCTTCCTATCCAGTACGGACCATTTAAGATTTCTTATAACACACATAAGGAAAAATGGTCCATTAATGAATTACTGGTGATGTGTGTGCAAGAGGAAGGAAGGCTAATTCAGGAACTTGGTGAAAGTGCACTATTAGTGACAAATGAGGGTAGTAAAAAGCAAGCTcataagaagaaaggaaagggtaTTGTATCCCATCCTATGAAGAAAGAAGGTGCACGGTGTTTCTTTTGTAAAAAGAaaggacacatgaagaaggagtgcccaaaatttaaagtttggctTGAAAAGAAAG GGTTTCATAAGGAAAAGGAAACCGATAGGAAGTGA